One part of the Limisphaerales bacterium genome encodes these proteins:
- a CDS encoding SUMF1/EgtB/PvdO family nonheme iron enzyme, whose product MKQLAFLFIAAMALAGCGTTKPTPPKPFTNTLGMKFVPVPGTEVSFCIWETRVKDYAAYAAANAGVDGSWKKPVFKQADTYPVVNVSWNDAVAFCEWLTKKELAEGKITASQRYRLPTDAEWSTAVGLGRETGNSPREKQMGIKGVYPWGNEWPPPKGAGNYSGGLNVDSYDYTSPVGSFAANTHGLHDMGGNVWEWCEDRYDPAANTSRVLRGASWSDGSPASLLSSYRFIFPTPDFRVAAFGFRCVLVGE is encoded by the coding sequence ATGAAGCAACTGGCTTTTCTATTTATAGCAGCGATGGCGTTGGCGGGGTGTGGAACTACCAAGCCAACCCCTCCCAAGCCTTTCACCAACACCTTGGGCATGAAGTTTGTGCCGGTGCCGGGGACGGAAGTATCGTTTTGCATTTGGGAAACGCGAGTGAAGGATTACGCGGCGTATGCGGCGGCGAATGCGGGGGTGGATGGGAGTTGGAAGAAGCCCGTGTTTAAGCAGGCGGACACGTACCCGGTGGTGAATGTGAGCTGGAATGATGCAGTGGCGTTTTGTGAGTGGTTGACGAAGAAGGAATTGGCGGAAGGAAAGATCACCGCCAGCCAACGCTATCGATTGCCGACAGATGCGGAGTGGAGCACCGCCGTGGGTTTGGGGCGGGAGACGGGCAACTCGCCTAGGGAAAAACAAATGGGCATCAAGGGCGTGTACCCGTGGGGCAATGAGTGGCCACCGCCGAAGGGGGCGGGGAATTATTCTGGAGGATTGAACGTGGACAGCTATGACTACACCTCACCCGTGGGCAGCTTTGCCGCCAACACACACGGCCTACACGATATGGGAGGCAACGTGTGGGAATGGTGCGAAGACAGGTATGACCCTGCAGCAAACACATCCCGGGTGTTGCGCGGTGCGTCTTGGAGCGACGGCAGTCCCGCCTCCCTGTTGTCGTCCTACCGCTTCATCTTCCCCACGCCCGATTTTCGCGTCGCCGCCTTCGGCTTTCGGTGTGTGTTG